The genomic stretch GAACCTCGCCCCCCTCGGCCACCACGGGCAAACCCGACGCGAGGAGCAGGGCGCCCAGGCCCGCTCCCAGCAGCGGTGACCGGGCGCTGACCTGCACGCTGGGGAGCGAGGAGGCCGTCATGCCCGATGCTACCCGCCTTGCAGCCGGAACTGGGGCGGGTGAGTCCTGCCCACCGCCCCGCTCCGGCCTCCCGGTGGTGTTCAGCGGGTCCCCACCGTCACGGTGAGGTCGAGTTCCTGCCCGCCGCGCAGCACGCGCAGGCTCAGCATCTCCCCGGCCCGTTCGCGCACGCGCTCCAGCAGCTCGCCCGGGTGGCGGATGCTCTCGCCGTCGAGCGCGAGCAGCACGTCCCCGACGAGCATTCCGGCCTGTGCGGCGGGACTGCCCTCCTCGACCTGCACGACGGCCAGGCCGACGCGGCCACCGTCCCGCGCCCATCGTCCGTAACGGCCCCGGCGTGACCCACGCTCCGGCTCGGTGCCCTCGTTCGCCGGATTGGGGAAGCGCACGGGCTGCGTCGCCACGCCCAGGAAACCGCGCGGCACGCGGCCCTGGGCGGCCAGCGTCTCCGCCACCTTCAGGGCACGTGAGGCGGGCACGGCGAGCAGGGTGCCCCGGCTGACCCCTGCGTTCAGCACGCCGACCAGACCGCCCCGGGCGTCCACCAGCGCCCCGCCCGACACGCCCCGGAAGGGCGCCGCCCCCGCCTCCATCCACCCGCGCAGCGGCCCCCGCTCCGGCACACCCTCGCGCTCCATCAGGCCCAGGCCCACCCGCACGCCGTGGTTCGGGCGCCCCACCGCGAGGAGCAGTTCGCCCACCCGTGCCCCCACGCTGGGGCTCAGCGGCGGCACGCTCAGGCCCTTCACCCGCACAAGCGCGAGGTCCGTCACCGGGTCGCGGCCCGCCACCGTGCCGGGCAATTCGCGGCCGTCGGGGGTCCGCACCGTCACCTCGTCTCCGTGCAGGACGTGGGCGGCCGTCAGCACCTGTCCGTCGGCGACCACCGTGCCGCTCACCGGACGGCCCGCCTGCACCGTCACCACGCTCTGTCCTGCCGTTCGCACGGCGTCCGCCATTCCTGCCGAAAGGTCTTGAAAGGTTGTCATGGCCCCAGGGTGCGCCGCGGGCACCGAAAAGACGCCAGGCGAACGGAGGGGGACGTCCCCCTGACCGAACGGGGGGGAAAGGGGTTAGCCGGGTCGGTCCAGCCCGTACCGCACCACCTCCACCACCCTGCCCCGGTACA from Deinococcus apachensis DSM 19763 encodes the following:
- a CDS encoding S1C family serine protease, translating into MTTFQDLSAGMADAVRTAGQSVVTVQAGRPVSGTVVADGQVLTAAHVLHGDEVTVRTPDGRELPGTVAGRDPVTDLALVRVKGLSVPPLSPSVGARVGELLLAVGRPNHGVRVGLGLMEREGVPERGPLRGWMEAGAAPFRGVSGGALVDARGGLVGVLNAGVSRGTLLAVPASRALKVAETLAAQGRVPRGFLGVATQPVRFPNPANEGTEPERGSRRGRYGRWARDGGRVGLAVVQVEEGSPAAQAGMLVGDVLLALDGESIRHPGELLERVRERAGEMLSLRVLRGGQELDLTVTVGTR